The window ATTTATTTTATGATACCGGATTCGGATGATTTCCGCAAAGTTTCTACAACTGTGTCCTGATCCTTCACTGCAAAACAGCGTCTCAGATGGAGCCATTTTATTCGGCCCCCATGTCTGTTCATTTTCCTCAAGAGAATGGTACCAGATACAGGCAGATGGGGCAAGGGGGATGGTGGAGGAGAAAAGGAAAATGCCCTGAAGCCAGTGGGGGGGCAGGAAAATAAATTCGCCCCTTTTTGCTCTTTGTTATCTGTTTGTTCTTTTAAGTATTCTTTCCTTTCCCGCGTGTATTTCCACCAAGGTTTTGGGTCTTCACCTTCCATGAAGCGAGTGATTGAGATGAACACGTCGAGTACACATGGATCGTGTTTTGTTGCTGTTTTTGCACAAAGCTCTTCGTACATCTGATATGGCGATTTCCCTATCAAGTCGTTTGGCTGGTTGATGCCTATGGATAACAGATCTTTCTCCATAGATTTTCCTATATTGGGAAGGTCGGTGAGAACGCGAACGTTATTTCTGATGACTTTTTGAGGATTCATAGCATGCTGTTTTTCTGCCGGGAATGGCCAAAAAGAAGATAATTGGGGAAGCGTTATCTCATCCCTGTTTTTGGCGGAGGAGAAAAGGAAAATGCCCTGAAGCTGGCGGGAAATTCAGGAAAATAAATCCGTCCCCTTTTTCTTGATGAGTATTTTTTTCATATTGTTCACTGTGGGGAATTAATTGGGGTCTGTCTTCTGTTTCTCTCTAAAATATGGGTCCATTATATTATGTTTTTTGGGGACGAGGTTTATTTTGTCCCGGCTTAAGTTGGTAGTCTTAGCCCGTTTTATTTCTTTTTTACCAAGGAGTTCAATGTTCTTGAAGCTTGTCCAGATGCCACCCTCATCACCTCCCATTCGGAAGTCTATGATTCTAACTTGCATGTTCTTCATTAGGAATTTGTCGTCTTTCGGATGGTTGAGCTTGATGTTTATAGGACTGCCGGACGTGAAGGGGACATTGTCATTTTCCTGTGAGGTTACTTTTGTATCGATTAACGAAACTTTGTAATGTGCTGGTACGGTTCGGTCAACTCCTGCGCTGCCAGACATCCCAGGAATGCCTTTGACATGCTTTTTAGGATACCAAGATATCTCTTGAATGCGTCCTTCGATTGTCATTGTCGCCGTAGGTGGCATGGGTGAAGCAGAAGATGATTGAATGAAACAAACCGAACTGATAGCTACTACGAAAATTTTGAGCCATTTCATAAACATTTCCTTGTATTGGGTCTAACGTATTAATAAGTGGAAATTTATCCTGCTATTGACTGTAATAGGTACCGCAAAAATCCACTTATCAATTTCCACCTGCATCTTTCCTCACAACACTTGCTTGCCATCATCATTTAGAGGGGAATTTTTCAGCAATCTTTTTTGCTGTATCTTCCAAGGTATTGCCAACCTGAGCGCCTGTACCAGAGCATCTTCCACCCCATAAGAATTCAGCTTTTTCTACTCCTATCAGTCGTGCCCCTAATGCCGCAGACACATAACTGTCACTGTTGTGATATTGTCGATCACGATTCAAGTCAGTAACACTGACGATAAGCATAGCTGAGACATTCAATATTCTTCCAAGCTCTGCAATTTTTTCTTCTGTAAGTGATGAACCTTGCAAATGTATCTCTTCCATGACCTGTTCTACGTCAGAACGCGATGCAACTTGATATCCTTTGTTCAACAAATCAAACATAAAAATATCTTCTACTCGCCGATACGGTACCTCTCTGTATTTATATCTTTTATCCTGCCTCATAATGACGGCGAGTTTTTTGATACTTTGAGGCTGGAAGTTTGGAGTTTTGGCGATATCCACAGGAGATGATACTTGGCCGGTTATTATGTTACCCAGCTTATTAGTGATCATATCACCGGATAAAGATCCAACTCTATGGCTAACAGTATCGGCAACCTGTTGTACACAACCGGTCAGCAGTAAAACCAATCCAAGAAACAATCCATACTGATAGAAACTACTCTTTTTCCTTCTGGAAAAATAAGAAATCATTTTTAGCTCCTCTTAAATATTTCAAAAAAAAATTAATTGCTACTTTTTGTTACAATGTTTTGAAATGAATCTTTTTCTACTAGGTTGTCAATTGCTTTTTTTAGCGCAGCATATGCATTGTCACTATTTATTTTTCCCCCATGTTTAGAGGCTGTAGAGGCAGCCTCTCCTTTAGCTGTTTCAGAAAAAAAGATATTTCCAGACTTAATATCAATTATTCGAGCACGTATTGAACAGATTGTTTTCTTTATGTGTTCATTGAGTCCATACGCTGTTATGGTTTCTTCTTCATCCTGAATATTAAGAATTGTTCCCATAAGCAATGTGTCCGCCCCGGCAAGCATACCCATTTCAAGAGCACTTTCCTCGTTGACATATCCATTTTGACGTGTAAACTTTGACTCATATAACATCTGATCGATTCGACCTCGTTCAATTATTTTTGCCCCCATATTAACCAATTTGTTTTCCAATAAAGAACGACCAGCCTCGGAATATTGATCTATTTGAAAAGATTTTGTGATAATAGTTGTAGGATGCTCAATGTCATTGAAGGTTACTTCATATTCTGTTCTTACTTTACAAGGAGAAAAGTTTTGGAATGGAGGGATCATGAAGTTTTTTCTTTCAGCCCATGCTGGCTGACTTGAGTATACACTGAATATACAAACAACAGCAGTTACAATAAAACACCTCATCCAATTCATGTCCAACTCCTTTTTTTTAAGAATAAGTAAAATGCTAATCGGCAATACACAATACATGATGAGGATAGTTTGAACCAACCTTTGATTTTCCTTCACCAAACTCAAAATTAAAATACGCAGGTTGGTTGTTTTTTTCTGCCCATACTTCCTGATCAGTTACTCCCAAGGCATTTTTATTTGCTATCTTTAATTCTTCCAAGGTAGGTAGTCTCCAATTCGATTGTCCTGATCCGTTATAGCTTTTGCAGTACGCTTTGGCTTCATTCCAATTCATTTTGCGATTAACAACGTTTGACCACATCGCAACTGAGTTGTCCTTGGGGGGCATAGGAGCTATACTTATAACGTCTGGCCAGCCCCGGTCTGTGACTTCTGAGCCTTGTGTGTTTTTATCTCTAGGAGGTTCCATGATCATCCCCTTTGGAACAAAAATAAAGTCACCGCTGCTATGTCCAATTCCGCGAAGAGGTGCA is drawn from Candidatus Electrothrix aestuarii and contains these coding sequences:
- a CDS encoding CsgG/HfaB family protein codes for the protein MNWMRCFIVTAVVCIFSVYSSQPAWAERKNFMIPPFQNFSPCKVRTEYEVTFNDIEHPTTIITKSFQIDQYSEAGRSLLENKLVNMGAKIIERGRIDQMLYESKFTRQNGYVNEESALEMGMLAGADTLLMGTILNIQDEEETITAYGLNEHIKKTICSIRARIIDIKSGNIFFSETAKGEAASTASKHGGKINSDNAYAALKKAIDNLVEKDSFQNIVTKSSN